Genomic segment of Pseudoalteromonas sp. NC201:
GGTCGGTGATGGTAATATTTTGTAGTTTCTGAAAACTTCTTGCGCCGCAGCTGCCAATTTCGGTGTGGTGAGTTCGCAAGTTGGCAACGCATAGTAAGTGAGAACGGGGTTTATCGAGTAACATAATAGCAGTTCGGTGATAACTTCATAGACGTTAATTTCGTCTGTTACTTCGACTTTTTCTATGGTGATCAGATAGAACTCTTCGTCTTTTGGATTGCTGCGGATCTCACATCTTAAAACACCAAGAGGAGTGTGGTAGATGCCATTACCACTAAAGCATGCCGAGAACTCTGCAAGTATCTGAGATTCTATGTCTTTGCTGAGATTATGTTCGACAACTTGGCCTTCATTATTGATTAATACCCGTGGGCAATCACGCTTTTTTAGTTGTTCCTGTAAAACCGTTTTAAAATAATTATTATTGTATACGTCTATTGCTGCATTAACTTCTTCGAGTAATTTGTCGTTCTCCCATGGTTTACATAAAAACTTATGCGCAACCTTGCTATTAATCATATCAATAAGCATATCGGAGTCGGTATAACCGCTAAGAATTAGGCCAATTGCACCAGGGTTTATTTTTTTGGCTCGTTTTAGAAAATCTCCACCATTCATTAGCGGCATTCTAAAATCAGAGATAATAACCTGAACGGGGTGCGTGTCTATGTACTCAAGAGCTTCAAAAGGATTATCAAAACTGACAACCTCTACCGAAGGCAGCCGTATGACTCGTTTTAACGCCTTAAGTATTGACGTTTCATCGTCTAATATCAGTACTTTGTAACTAACTAAAGTATTTGCTTCTGAGTTCATAGAAAAGCTCCAACCAATCTTGGCTCTTTTGATCAAAAAAGGTGTTGATCACCGTCTGATTGACTTCTTTATTGGTGATAGTGTCTATAAGCAACAATAGCTTAGTGGCATTGCAATCTGAGCTAGCCGTTTCTAGGGCATTAATGAGTGCATACAATTGATCTGTGATGGCTGACTCGTAGCCAATTAACGTGGCTGTATAAAGGGCGATGTGTAATTTCTCGATATAGCAACTCTGTGGGGAATGACATTGACTTTCGGTAATAAGCTGAGCTATTTCTGAGCCGAGCTCACCTAGAAATAATAAGGATTGAAGAAAAACAACACGCTCAGAGTCAATTGATGCGTCATGTAGCTTGTGTACCAATTCCTTAAGTAACTTGACCTTTTTAAAGTTAATATCGCTTAACTGCTCACAGTTCGCGATATCATATCTGGCTGCGACCATATTGTGATAACACACAGAGACAATAATTGCAGACACTAAATCTACACCGAGCGTCTTAATCGCGGTAGAGAGGGAGTATTGCTTCGTCGATAATCCCACATAAGCACTGTTACACAGGTGGAATAATTTAGCTTGAATGAGCACCTCTTGTTCTAGCATCGCTTCAAGCTTATGAAAATCTAAATCAATGTCTTCAATTTTACTTAGCAAGATAGGCAATTCGTTTTCAATGAAAGTTTCATTTAACGCACGCTTTATTGCTTCTCTTAAAGGCAGCTCATTGAGTCGATAAAAAGCGGTGATAACCTCATCGAATTCTTCTCTTCGAAATGGCTTAGCGATGATAAAGGTCGCAGAAATTGAAGATTTGCACAGTACCTTGCCCGTGGTATCGCCCGTTAATAACACGGTGAGGACTTGCGGATAACGGCGTCTAACGATATTGATTAATTCAACACCGTTAATCGATGGCATAAGGTAGTCACTCACAAAGATGTCTATGCTCGCTAACGTATCTAGGGATTCTATGAATTGTTTAGGTGATGAAAAGGTCAGTATCTCAGCGCCTTCCATGCTGATTTTGAAGTGGCGGTGGAGCGACTTCAACATTAACTCATCGTCATCAACGAGCACAATCCGTGGCACTTGGCTTTTAATAGACATAGTGAGTAAACTCCTCAAGCAAAACAGGTTTTCCGATGAGATATCCTTGTACTTCATCGCATTTTAACTGTTCTAGAATTTCAAGCTGTTCCACGGTTTCTATACCTTCAGCGACAACTTTTAATTCAAGGTCGTGAACTAATCGAATAACATTTTGGACAAGATCTCGAGCTGATTTTGAACTGTCGATATTTTCAATCAGGCTTTTGTCAATTTTGATAACATCCACTGGCAATTTTGAAATATAGCCCAGTGAGGAATATCCCGTACCGAAGTCATCGATGGCAATGGAGAATCCGATTTCTTTTAATTGTAGTAATTTAGTTTTAGCTTGCTCGAGATTTTCTAAAACAAAGTTCTCGGTGATTTCTAACTCGAATTGCTCGGGTTTGAGCGAATACCTTTCAATAATCGAATACATGGTTTGTACAAAGCAGGGATCGGAAAGTTGATAAGGTGAAACATTCACTGCAACTTTTTGGATCTCAAGTTCTTCCTTTTGCCATTCGCACAGTGCGATACACGCCTGCTCAAGTACCCAAGTTCCTATTTTGACTATTTGTCCGTCTTTTTCTGCCAACGGAATAAAATAATCTGGTGAGTTAGCGCCAAACTGGGTGTTCTTCCAGCGAATTAACACTTCGCAACTATTGATTGAATGTTCATTTAAATTAAGCTTAGGCTGGAACCTTAGATAAAACTCATCATTATCAACGGCGTTAAATAATGCCTCAGAGACTTTATGCTCGTTTAGCTTTTCTGAAAGCAGTG
This window contains:
- a CDS encoding response regulator, yielding MNSEANTLVSYKVLILDDETSILKALKRVIRLPSVEVVSFDNPFEALEYIDTHPVQVIISDFRMPLMNGGDFLKRAKKINPGAIGLILSGYTDSDMLIDMINSKVAHKFLCKPWENDKLLEEVNAAIDVYNNNYFKTVLQEQLKKRDCPRVLINNEGQVVEHNLSKDIESQILAEFSACFSGNGIYHTPLGVLRCEIRSNPKDEEFYLITIEKVEVTDEINVYEVITELLLCYSINPVLTYYALPTCELTTPKLAAAAQEVFRNYKILPSPTHNYLFVLDNIEQSLLPRKQIELEIQLEKLLDTALPHEIQSNTTQLAAFLNNGE
- a CDS encoding response regulator encodes the protein MSIKSQVPRIVLVDDDELMLKSLHRHFKISMEGAEILTFSSPKQFIESLDTLASIDIFVSDYLMPSINGVELINIVRRRYPQVLTVLLTGDTTGKVLCKSSISATFIIAKPFRREEFDEVITAFYRLNELPLREAIKRALNETFIENELPILLSKIEDIDLDFHKLEAMLEQEVLIQAKLFHLCNSAYVGLSTKQYSLSTAIKTLGVDLVSAIIVSVCYHNMVAARYDIANCEQLSDINFKKVKLLKELVHKLHDASIDSERVVFLQSLLFLGELGSEIAQLITESQCHSPQSCYIEKLHIALYTATLIGYESAITDQLYALINALETASSDCNATKLLLLIDTITNKEVNQTVINTFFDQKSQDWLELFYELRSKYFS